From a single Clupea harengus chromosome 24, Ch_v2.0.2, whole genome shotgun sequence genomic region:
- the LOC105909351 gene encoding histone H4 yields MSGRGKGGKGLGKGGAKRHRKVLRDNIQGITKPAIRRLARRGGVKRISGLIYEETRGVLKVFLENVIRDAVTYTEHAKRKTVTAMDVVYALKRQGRTLYGFGG; encoded by the coding sequence ATGTCTGGCAGAGGAAAAGGAGGCAAGGGACTCGGTAAAGGAGGCGCCAAGCGTCATCGCAAGGTTCTCCGTGATAACATCCAGGGAATCACAAAGCCCGCTATCCGCCGCCTGGCTCGCCGTGGTGGTGTGAAGCGTATCTCCGGCCTCATCTACGAGGAGACTCGTGGTGTGCTGAAGGTTTTCCTGGAGAACGTGATCCGTGATGCCGTCACCTACACCGAGCACGCCAAGAGAAAGACCGTGACCGCCATGGATGTGGTCTATGCTCTGAAGCGCCAGGGCCGCACTCTGTACGGCTTCGGCGGTTAA
- the LOC116219256 gene encoding histone H1-like, producing MAEAAPAPAAAPAKAPKKKAAPRPKRTGPSVGELIVKAISASKEKKGVSLAALKKALAAGGYDVEKNNARVKVAIKSLVTKETLVQTKGTGASGSFKLNKKQAEEKKKPVKKVAPKAKKPAAKKPAAAKKPAAAKKAVAAKKSPKKAKKPATPKKATKSPKKAKKPVTPKKAAKSPKKVKAAKPKAVKPKAAKPKAATPKAAKPKRAASKKK from the coding sequence ATGGCAGAAGCTGCTCCAGCCCCCGCTGCTGCCCCTGCAAAGGCCCCCAAGAAGAAAGCAGCACCCCGACCCAAGAGAACTGGACCGAGTGTTGGAGAACTAATCGTCAAAGCTATTTCTGCATctaaagagaagaaaggagtttCTTTGGCTGCACTTAAGAAGGCTTTGGCGGCTGGTGGATACGACGTGGAAAAGAACAACGCGCGTGTAAAGGTGGCCATTAAGAGTCTTGTTACTAAGGAAACGCTGGTTCAGACTAAAGGAACTGGCGCCTCCGGCTCCTTCAAGCTGAACAAGAAGcaggcagaggagaagaagaagcccGTTAAGAAGGTAGCACCTAAAGCCAAGAAGCCAGCAGCGAAGAAACCTGCTGCAGCCAAGAAGCCTGCTGCAGCAAAGAAGGCTGTAGCCGCTAAGAAGTCTCCGAAGAAAGCGAAGAAACCCGCCACACCTAAAAAGGCAACAAAGAGTCCCAAGAAGGCCAAAAAGCCCGTCACACCTAAGAAGGCAGCGAAGAGCCCCAAGAAAGTCAAGGCAGCTAAACCTAAGGCGGTCAAGCCTAAAGCTGCTAAACCCAAAGCGGCAACCCCTAAAGCTGCTAAACCTAAAAGGGCTGCTTCTAAGAAGAAGTAA
- the LOC116219277 gene encoding histone H2B 1/2-like translates to MPEPAKPAPKKGSKKAVTKAAGKGGKKRRKTRKESYAIYVYKVLKQVHPDTGISSKAMGIMNSFVNDIFERIAGESSRLAHYNKRSTITSREIQTAVRLLLPGELAKHAVSEGTKAVTKYTSSK, encoded by the coding sequence ATGCCTGAACCAGCGAAGCCAGCACCCAAGAAGGGATCCAAGAAAGCAGTGACAAAGGCTGCAGGAAAAGGAGGCAAGAAGCGCAGAAAGACCAGGAAGGAAAGCTATGCCATCTACGTGTACAAGGTGCTAAAGCAGGTCCACCCCGATACCGGTATCTCCTCTAAGGCGATGGGCATCATGAACTCTTTTGTGAATGACATCTTTGAGCGCATTGCTGGGGAGTCTTCCCGCCTGGCTCACTACAACAAGCGttccaccatcacctccaggGAGATCCAGACCGCAGTACGTCTGCTTCTGCCCGGCGAGCTGGCCAAGCACGCTGTGTCTGAGGGAACCAAGGCCGTCACCAAATACACCAGCTCCAAGTAG
- the LOC105909353 gene encoding histone H1-like has protein sequence MAEVAPAPAPAPAKSPKKKAPRPKKTGPSVGELVVKAISASKEKKGISLAALKKALVAGGYDVEKNNTRVKVAIKSLVTKGTLVQTKGTGASGSFKLNKKQAEEKKKPVKKVAPKAKKPAAKKPVAAKKPKKAVAKKPAAAKKSPKKVKKPAALKKVTKSPKKAKKPVAAKATKSPKKVKAAKPKVAKPKTVKPKKAAPKKK, from the coding sequence ATGGCAGAAGTTGCTCCAGCACCCGCCCCTGCGCCGGCTAAATCCCCGAAGAAGAAGGCACCCAGACCGAAGAAAACTGGTCCCAGCGTTGGTGAACTCGTCGTCAAGGCTATTTCTGCTTcgaaagagaagaaagggattTCCCTTGCTGCGCTGAAGAAGGCTTTGGTGGCTGGTGGATACGATGTGGAGAAGAACAACACTCGTGTGAAGGTGGCCATCAAGAGTCTCGTTACCAAGGGAACGCTGGTTCAGACCAAAGGAACTGGCGCCTCCGGCTCCTTCAAGCTGAACAAGAAAcaggcagaggagaagaagaagcccGTTAAGAAGGTAGCACCCAAAGCCAAGAAGCCAGCAGCGAAGAAACCGGTTGCTGCAAAGAAGCCCAAGAAGGCAGTGGCTAAGAAACCTGCAGCTGCCAAAAAGTCACCGAAGAAAGTGAAGAAACCCGCAGCGCTCAAAAAGGTCACAAAGAGCCCCAAGAAGGCAAAGAAGCCCGTGGCAGCTAAGGCAACCAAGAGCCCTAAAAAGGTTAAGGCAGCCAAACCCAAGGTTGCGAAGCCTAAAACAGTTAAACCGAAGAAGGCAGCTCCCAAGAAGAAGTAA
- the LOC116219057 gene encoding histone H3-like translates to MARTKQTARKSTGGKAPRKQLATKAARKSAPATGGVKKPHRYRPGTVALREIRRYQKSTELLIRKLPFQRLVREIAQDFKTDLRFQSSAVMALQEASEAYLVGLFEDTNLCAIHAKRVTIMPKDIQLARRIRGEACLSSFFTPEIKRLF, encoded by the coding sequence ATGGCAAGAACCAAGCAAACAGCACGTAAATCAACTGGTGGCAAAGCCCCAAGGAAGCAGCTCGCTACCAAGGCTGCGCGTAAAAGCGCACCAGCTACCGGTGGCGTGAAGAAGCCCCATCGTTACAGGCCCGGTACCGTGGCTCTGAGAGAGATCCGTCGTTACCAGAAGTCCACTGAGCTGCTAATCCGCAAGCTGCCCTTCCAGCGTCTGGTCAGAGAGATCGCTCAGGACTTCAAGACCGATCTGCGCTTCCAGAGCTCTGCCGTCATGGCTCTTCAGGAGGCCAGCGAGGCTTACCTGGTCGGTCTGTTCGAGGACACCAACCTGTGCGCCATCCACGCCAAGAGGGTCACCATCATGCCCAAGGACATCCAGCTGGCCCGTCGCATCCGTGGGGAAGCGTGCTTAAGTTCATTCTTCACTCCAGAAAtcaaaaggctcttttaa